The Fusarium falciforme chromosome 8, complete sequence region AAACTtattcctttcttttatatcccACGacctatttcttataggggaagccttctatagtGGCTTCCTAGAAGTCGGCTTGTTCGCTTGTCGTCAGGGGTGCTTATTGCTTCCGCCCTGTTGGCGCTACTTCTTCCTTTtgtttaagtttcttagtaaCCGCAATAGTAACTCTtttgctatttattatatccggTAGGGGGTTTCCTTGCTCTATTGGTTCTAGGAGTGGTTGCCATTGCGCGTCTTAGGTGTTCTTTAGTTATTCCCTTGTTTATCCTACCTAACTATGGGCCACTCTAGTGTCTGGTTTTTATTCGTGCTTATCTTTATCCCTTCTTACTAGCATATCATATCCACTTTACGATATCGCGACaagcttagttatttatttcgCAGTTTAGGGTTCCTCGTCTTCCTATTAGACTTATCATGCTACGTTTATATACTTCTTACCTTCCgggagggattattattagtttagctaGTAGCgtccctccttaatatctcgctatttcttataataaaccttctcAATATAGTTCATTTTATGGCAGTATCGGCATTCTAGGCTATAGTAATCCTATTTGCCCTTTTATATGGCTCCGAGTACTATAAGGCCGGCTTCAATGCCATAGGAGGTATTACTATTCCTCTTTTTTCCTTAATTAGCATCGAACCGggggttattagccttattactactaaacttagggttCTATAGTTTCTTCTATAAgaactactaattattaatcctaactGCCCTGCCGATATAGTCAACGAGGTTATTAGGTCGATTTTCCTTATAGAGTTCTActtagactttttttttaagtctattaaagaaaaataacatCAGAGATTCCTAATCCcagttaagctttaaggcgaGTTAGAGATACTTCGTTCTATATTCCGAGGCTAAGCGGGTTTatctaagtgccttaatttctctttcgGCTTATGCCTTTTCATCGACCGTCCTAAATACTTACTAGAGCGcggccttaaaggtcttaaagctagagtAGAGATTAGTAGTCTTAggtaagagtttaataaaCGGGGTAGtaagatattcttttataataggtttaaactaggcCATAGCGTACTTAGTAAGTCGCCCAGCGGCGTACTAGACCTTGCTAGACGCTAGGTTGAACTGCGTTGGATAGTAGGTTATAAAGGCGCATAGCTGCGTGAGGAATATAGGCAGCTTATACGCAGTTCCATCGAACTTCTCCGGGGGatctagctttaggatttctccTACATCCTTGCCCCTCATAGCGGCGGTTACTATGTTATTAACTTCCTAGACGttgtttatatattaggcgtTCTATATTCGCTATGTTTCGCCCATTCTCTCGATTAAGTCGCACATGCCATCTATTTCGGCGCTCATAGCGGTGATCTAAGCCCGAAGTTATTTGACTTCGTCGTCATCGGAGCTATCCGTATCGTCCATATCTTCGTCCTAGTTAGCCAGGGCCGGTGCGGCAGGTAGGTAGTTAGCAGGTAGGACCTACTGGTGATTATTTGCGGGAGTTACCTAGGTAGCCATTacgtttaatattatctaaggtaaTGCGAGTAatctactaaataagagctatcaaCGTATGACGAtcatatatattcccaagggataaaccggtcgtgctaggtttatattggcagatagactagtcgcgctatacttaaataaggggggtatcacatctagtaatatgctcaaaggtattaagtgtaactaagttatattaatagctgaggtagctactatataaggaaGTGCAAATAAGTGTATTCTATATACTCGTTGTAGTTTATCTAGACCGATCATTCTAATGttcggtctagggtaggactGTCGTCTTTATCTTTCGGTCCTGGGACCGATAGGAATAAAGTTCGGTCCCTAcggtcccttgcttagtcaGGGTGTTCTGCCAGGCTTCACCGCCTGGcccatgtcatggccgtgacacctttagctaagtaaagaatataagtagtttataagtaattttattaaatagttcTAAGGgatttagctttaagatttctcttattattatagcttggTTACCTGTAATAGCGCTGTAAGCctttatataggtagctAAAGTACTACTATGATTGCTAtaatagcgattatagcctaatcttttgccctgtgGTGTGATGACTAAGGTGCACTGttgtatttatattttatttatttatagtaataattattatattattaatattttaaatattatttaagtatattatattttaaatatattaagttttatttattcttttaataagcttatatatattatttatttttatatttataataataatttatatataaagttatttaatatctttattattaaagttatttatattatttatattcttatcttagttaataaagataggtataataagtattaataaataattaataagtaaaacctattagtagttatttataagagtAGCCTAagtaactattatatttaatattatttaaggtaatataaataatcctctaaataagagctattaatatataataattatatatgttcttaagaaataaattagttatattaggtttatattaataagaaaattaattatattatacttaaataataagagggtattatatttaataatatacttaaaggtattaagtataactaagttatattaatagctaaggtaattattatataagaaaatataattaatatattttatatacttatataattttcttagactatttattttaaggtttaatCTAGggtaagattaatatttctatcgcttagtcctaggaccgaggaggacgaggtttagtccctttggtcccttgcttagttagaGCGTTCTGCcaggcttccccgcctggcccATGTTATAGCCGTGACATTaaggaagaaagaaaagaaagtgtattaattcttatattaataagtagtaataatattatataaattagtaatatctattatttaattaattataattcttagtattatattaatatatattatattaagaaactATAGTTTTAAAAGAaggtaaaaagaaataatttttttatttcttatatagaggttaaaGTAAGGAGTAATTAAATACCCTATAAGAggcttaaccttttataattatataactaggtataACTCTTTAATTGCTAGTAGtaaaaggatataaaaaaaagaggctattatattagcattgggatatgatgctatgatgtatTAAAAAtgtattctttattatagttagagCCTGGCCCTCGATAGGTTAACTAAGCCAGAAGATCACGGCAATAACAGCAACAGAAGCAATAACGATAGCCACGATAAGAACATTCCCACCCAAGGTCTAAATAGGGACTCTGATATTCATAACGCAATTAAATAGGGAAGGGATCCTACTATACTTATTGCGGAGAACTCTGCCACTTATTATCTAAAAGCACGTCGGGGAGAggataataattaagaaaccAAAGACACctagctttacttaaggcATATTACTATCTCCCGGGACTAGATTAAAGCTAGGGTTTCCGAGAAAGAAAAGCTTACCGCgcttaataaggatattaacgATTTTAGCGCTAGCCTAGTTTCTAGCACTAGCACTAGCATAGCTATCAATAAACtagaccttattaagctGCTAGATAACCggaatatcttaaataactttaactTTGACTtattcctatataataataatagagatagcAGAATATTTAGTTTCCTAGAGGCTttcttaatagataataaaagagcGAGCGATAACTACTAAGGAGAGGGTTATAAGACCCCGCCGATAGTAAGAGACGATCATCGAGGAGTAGGTCATAGAACCCCATTGGTATCTACTAGTAACTCTTATGAACCAGGAACATTCGAAGAGTCGTTAAATGCCCTACGGATTATCCAGCTAGAGaagaatatttaagaattaagaaaggGACAAAGGTCTCTGAAATCTACTACCTGGCTTGTACTTCACAAGATCATGGGCGATGAGCTATGTTACCTTCTCGAACCTTCCTGGACATTGGGTCAGGAGCGTCGGCTACAACTCATCGGCAACTCGCCACTCGCCAACGAAGGCAGATATCTCAGAGAGAGACCCGATCTAGCCTTTGTAGTCTACAAGCACTATAAGACGTACGATGATCGGGCCGAGGCCGGGAAACAGACCACAGTCGAAGGTCCTATGCTGGATGCCCCAGTCCCAGCTGGGAAGACAGTTCAACTGCTGTCCGAGCAAATGATCTTGGCGGTAGACGAACTTGTCAACACCCAACCAACCTTCGAGGACTGTTTCCCAGACTGGGACTCTAAGGAACCTATCCACTCCCCCTTTCTATTCTGATACAATTATCGCTCGATGGGCTGCCTGGAGGCAATGCCAGAGCCTCACAGAAGCCAGATGCGGCTGCTCACAGAGTGGATTGATCAGAACTATGATGGCATCTACGCCGAAGCTGAGAGAAAGTTCGAACGTGGCCACGTATCCTGGTCAACGATGCCCTTCTTTGTGCGACCTGGAGAGGTTTTGGTAACGAAGGATGACAAGGGCATCCAGGGGTACATTGCTGAATCGTGGGCCATGGAAAAAGCTGCTCCTCAACCATTTCGATCGTCCTTGCGAGAGGAACATCACTTTGCTGGTAGCTGGTCCGTGAAAGCATGGTCCTACGGATACGATGGTCAATTTTTCCGCCAAAATACTATCCTTGACATCAACCTCGAATTTGATGATATTCACCGTGACATTGACATGGCAGAACTCGCAGTCTTGCCAATACGATTTGTTGACGATAAGTTACGTGCTAAACTCGACTACCGTGGACGGACCATGTGGGCATGTCGAAAAAGGAAACTGATTGCATATCAAGATAGTTTAGGAAATGGGTTGTCAGGAGTGAATTTGAACAAATCACTTTTTGGTCCGGTTAATATGCAGCACTAACATAGAACAGGAAGGCGAAAGATACATGATCGACTTCGGCACCTATAAGCAGTTGTACTCGGAGTCGCCCAAATTCAAGGCCTCGTATCCGTCTTTGACAAGTACTGACCGCAACGAAATGTCTGCTTCGGTCATGAAATGCGAGACTCCGCCTGAAGGCCCCGAATTATTTGTCTTCCCGAGCAAACTCATTGGCTACAATCTCAGGCAGAAACAGTGGCGTGTGTATAACTCATATGATTTATCTTGAGTAGCCCAGCTTGATGATGCTGACTAGATGTTTGCGCTACAGGAGACCTTGAGGTGGACCTGGTTCAGGACGTATGTTGGAACAAACAAGCGTTCGCTCACCTTGTCATCAACGACGAAACTATGGACCCCATCCAGGCTCTAGTCACCAGCAAACTCGAAACTGAAGAGAGAACAGATCTCATCCATGGAAAGGGCAACGGATTAATCATCCTATTGCACGGGGTTCCCGGTACCGGCAAGACATTTACTGCCGAGAGTGTCGCCAAAATAGCTGAAAAGCCTCTTTACCGTGTTACCTGCGGAGATATTGGCACTAAACCGGAGGTAGTTGAGAAGTATCTTGAGTCAGTTCTCTACCTTGGTAAGATCTGGGACTGTGTCGTTTTGCTAGATAGGCAGATGTTTTCTTAGAGCAGCGAACTCTCATGGACCTTGAGCGTAACGCGTTAGTATCTGTGTTTCTGCGAGTTCTTGAGTACTATGAAGGCATATTGGTCCTAACCTCGAACCGGGTTGGTACGTTTGACGAAGCCTTCAAGTCTCGCATTCAGCTCTCTCTGCATTACGAAGCTCTGAGCAAGTCAAAGCGCCGCATGATCTGGAGCAACTTTCTCTGCCGGCTGAAGACACTCGAGAGGGACAGCACCAAGATGAAGCCCATCGGACAAAGGAAACGGAAGTTTGAAGAGCCCAAAGGCATCAACTTTGACAACATTGAGCGTCACCTCGGTGATCTAGCCGAGCATGAGATGAACGGGCGGCAGATCCGCAACGCCATCACGACGGCCCGGCAGCTAGCCAAATTCAAGGGCGATGAAATGGAGTACCGGTATCTAAAGCACGTTATCGAGACTTCTCGGAAATTTGACAAGTACTTGGAGAGTGTTCGGGAGAATTACACAGATGATCAGATTGCACGAGGAGAAGGGTTCCGATGAAGTACGGTTGGGTCAGTTTTATCTTCTGTCTCTTTGGTATCACGGATAGTTTTTATGAAAGCGCCCGTAGGACTTTGGTGACACTACTCGGTGATGGAAAATAACCCTGTTTGCTTTCAGGGGTCGTGTTGCTGAATGAGAGGTTCATCAAATTAGTGAGCATGTCTTACCAGGGGTCGCAGAGTAATAAGAGCATTACTCTGATGATATCAAAGAGCAAGGCTACTCTTGTTGTTGCATTGATCGTCCTCGGACGTTAAACTGGTATGCAGTGCTTTTAGGATAAGCATCAAATCGAAAAGTCACAACGCGATGTCCCGAAGAACTTAGTAACGTCAATGATGTAAAACGAGAACAGTGATTTAGATCTGAAAGAGATTTCCAGGATGCTgtgggagatggatggcagaAATGGAGGTCAGGTTATGAGTTGGGACTCCGCTTCCCGCGCAGATCCTGCGGCCAACTAACCAACTTTGGGCGTCCGCGCTTGATCAGTGACGACACTGACTAGGGTTAGCCATCAAGCTTTTTTGGTGCGTTTGGCACATGCCAGCCAGCCCCTGCCATCGTGCCACCCCGTTCATCTGGCTGCGAGTCAAGCCGGACAGTCTCAAGGACCATCCAACAAGAGTTCTCATAGCACCTTCGGTTCGGTCTATTATCGTCCAGGCGGTCTATTATGGATAGGTACTCTAAGACAGCCAGTTACAACATCGACATTAacaaaggagaaggaagccgTCAATGACTTCTCCAACGGTCCTGTTGCGGAAGGAAAATCGCAAACTTGGCCGCAAGTGTCATTGGAAAGCTTCTAGGTGAATCATCTGGCAGTCGTCAGTTGCAAACGAGATAATATGCATAGTTTCTCGCAAGACATTCATAATGTTAGACTAACCCTCGATGCAGCGCCATCTCAATCGATCCCCTAGGCGGTATTTCCCGCCTCGACATCCTTTTCTTTGCTACAATTTCAGTAGCGAAGGTCTGCAAAAGACAGCAAAGTCAGTTGTTGCTTGCTGCGTTGTGAATTCTTCCGCCGACATCAAGGAGGTGGACGACAACACTCTTCGGGTGCTGGTTAATCAGTTTTTCGAGACATCGGACCTGAGCTTGCGAAAGGCTATCTATGGTGAGCTCCGAGATGCTCTGTTTTACAGCAAGAACCCGGAGTACATTGCGTCCTTGCGAGAGGCTCAGAGGGAGAACcaagagaagatgaaggaatGGGCAATCCCAAAGACTGTCACTACTTGACTTTAGGTCCATGCACCACTAGCTAGTTCTCATTATTACTCTTCCTGTATTAACCCCCGTGCAGCCATTCCAAAAGTGCGTCCAAGTGATCCCGCTACCAAAGTCTTCTTGACGGTGTCCTTGATGTCTGTCAACATTTCCCCTCAGCTATTCTAGTTCATGTCACCAGGGAATCTTGCCACAATGTCAACATACTTTTTGTAATCATGTCTGCTATCAGATGGCCATCTGCCCTGAGTTTGATGCTATACCTCGGTATTTGGGAGTTGCTTGAGAACAAAATCACTGATCAGGTTGCATGGAGATTATCGAGAAAGGTGTCAGGGCACTTGGAAACCCCACGATTGTAGGATTTCTTAGATGCCTTGAGATTTCGCCCGGAAACCTAAGCTAGAATACAGGAACCATTCCCTCTAAGAAAGCTTAAAGCCCCCAGGCTGCAAGGTCTGAAAAACGCCCTCTGGGTCATACCTAGAGGCTACCTGCTTTAGGAAGGACACACTCTCCTCTCCAAAGCTTGCGACAACATCCTGTTCCTCGTTTGCGTAGTTCATATACTTTAACGGAACAGACTTGCCGTGCTGCTCAGCTAGGGCCTCAATCTCCCTTCCCAAGCTCTTCAGTAAGGCTGTGACCTCCCTGTCGTCAGCCTCGTTCTCCCACACGATGGTCAACATTATATTCGTCAGTGGTTCATTGGCGCCTTCGAGCCCATACAGATTACCCCTTTCTTCCCTCGCTGCCTTGTTTCTCATGGCCGGAGTGATATGGTTGACATCCAAAGTCAGCTCGAATCGAGAAGCGTGAGGCTTCGTAGTCCGCGCCCAGAGCTCATACACGGACTTGAGCAACTCAATATCGTATTCCATGGCCAACGTCCAATATGTGTTACGCTTTCCTCGCGAGTCAGTGACCTCGGCAACTTCAGTTGCCAGAGAGCTGCAATCACCAAGACGAAGAGTGCTGAAAAGGCTCGGAATGAGGCGCAATCCATCAAAGATAGGAGGGTTGTCGACGGGCTCTGGGTACCCCATGGACAGACCAACAATCAGCCCGTTGTCCCTCCACGTAAAGTCCATAATCAGGTGAGCTTTGCCGTCCTTGATCAATTCATGCGAATACCGATCATATTTATCAAAGACGTCGTCAAAGTGACTTTCGGCAATGGCATGCACGCCTCCCCACATGCCTGTATATGGGTACAGTCTCAAGGTGAGGCTTGTGGCAATACCAAAGTTATGGGCACCGCCTCCCCGCAAAGCCTTGAAGAGTTCAGGGTGAGAAGACTTGTCTGCCGTCACCGTGTCACCATTTGCCAAGACCAGGTCAACGGAGACCAAGTTGTCAATGCCCCAGCCACGTGGGGCGGATAGATACGAAATGCCGCCTGCCAGTTTCATGCATTAGTTATGTTCAACCTTGTAAATACGATATGGAACAAGACTGACCGCCAAAGATGAATCCAGGTACGCCAACGTTGAAGTCACGACCTCCCACGGCCATGACACTGTTCTTCTCAAGGGTTTGGAACAATGGGCCCCATTTAACGCCAGGTCCCACCTTGACGGTTTGTTTGTCGTCTGAAATCTCGACGTGATCGAGATTGGAGAGATCAAATTGAAAGCTGCCCTCACTGCTCGAGCCTTTGCTCGCTGAATGGCCGCCGCCCTTTATCCCAAAGTGGGATTTAGCGCGAACCACCTCAATCAGGGCGGCTTTCACTTGACTCGCGTTCGTTGGTTGAAAGAAGCAGACTGGGGCTCTCTCTCGCTGTCTGGCATCCCAGAACGAATCCTGGGCGGCAGCAAACTCTGAGGAGGATGTTTTAACGACCTGGGCAGGGTAGAGTGCAGCCACGGCGTTACACTATACTTGATTcagtattatttaacttgACATGATCAATAGAGTGTTTAACTGACAGCTACAACCGCAGGGTGCAGAGTGCTCTGGTTGTCCGTGGCCATGGTGGAAAAAATCTGGGTGCTAAAAATGAGAAAATTGGTAAAGAGCATTGGTTACTGATGGTTCGTGACGTTTTGTGTAGAAGTAGTTTACGAAATCTATATTGCTTACCCAGGCTCTTCTTATATAGGTCTTGAGATGGCCGGATCTACTGGAATCTTTTGTGAGAGAAGGCAATTCTTGGTTCCTGATCTGCGATCTATCGGCCGCCGCGGGTACCCGAGAGCACGTTGTGAAGTATTGTTTGACCTCTCCTTTCATCGATTTACCAAGTGCCAGGCTAAGCCCGACGGCCGTGACGTTGATCGACACATAGAAGACGAGAACCCGAGTGCGAATCAGAGCGCGTGGCAAGACCGGTCGCCGC contains the following coding sequences:
- a CDS encoding FAD-binding PCMH-type domain-containing protein, translated to MATDNQSTLHPAVVACNAVAALYPAQVVKTSSSEFAAAQDSFWDARQRERAPVCFFQPTNASQVKAALIEVVRAKSHFGIKGGGHSASKGSSSEGSFQFDLSNLDHVEISDDKQTVKVGPGVKWGPLFQTLEKNSVMAVGGRDFNVGVPGFIFGGGISYLSAPRGWGIDNLVSVDLVLANGDTVTADKSSHPELFKALRGGGAHNFGIATSLTLRLYPYTGMWGGVHAIAESHFDDVFDKYDRYSHELIKDGKAHLIMDFTWRDNGLIVGLSMGYPEPVDNPPIFDGLRLIPSLFSTLRLGDCSSLATEVAEVTDSRGKRNTYWTLAMEYDIELLKSVYELWARTTKPHASRFELTLDVNHITPAMRNKAAREERGNLYGLEGANEPLTNIMLTIVWENEADDREVTALLKSLGREIEALAEQHGKSVPLKYMNYANEEQDVVASFGEESVSFLKQVASRYDPEGVFQTLQPGGFKLS